Within the Streptomyces vilmorinianum genome, the region CGTCGACGCACTGCGCAAGGCCGGCTACACCGTCCTCTGCCACGACGAGAGCTTCCTCGACGAGACCGCGAGGGCCGCCTTCGAGGACGGCCGCGACGGCGCGGTGGCCTGCGCGGCCAGGACCGCGCCCGGCGCGGTCGGGCAGGCGGTGAAGCGGTACGGCAGGCTCGACCTGGTCGTCAGCAACGACGTCCACCCGGCCCGCTACCTGCCGGTGGACCAGGCCGACCCGGCCGAGCTGCGGCGCGCCGCCGAGGCGCTGCTCGTCACCCCGGCGACGGTGATCGCCAAGGCCGCCGCGCACATGAAGCGCCGGGGGAGCGGGCACATCGTGGTGCTGACCTCGGCGGCCCCGCTGCGACCCGAGACCGGGTTCTCGGTGTACAGCTCGCTGCGCGCCGGGGCCTCCACCTACGCCCGGGCGGCGGCGCGCGAACTCGCCCCGTACGGCGTCACCGTGCACGCGATCGCGCCCAACTTCCTGCGGAGCGAGACGTACTACCCGCCGGAGCAGTGGGAGACGGACGAGGGC harbors:
- a CDS encoding SDR family oxidoreductase, encoding MSADTPGAAPAERVAVVTHATRYAGPGSVDALRKAGYTVLCHDESFLDETARAAFEDGRDGAVACAARTAPGAVGQAVKRYGRLDLVVSNDVHPARYLPVDQADPAELRRAAEALLVTPATVIAKAAAHMKRRGSGHIVVLTSAAPLRPETGFSVYSSLRAGASTYARAAARELAPYGVTVHAIAPNFLRSETYYPPEQWETDEGREKLRGLLPAGRLGTAEEIGDLVVFLGSGSADFLTGDVIHFTGGWA